In the Candidatus Zixiibacteriota bacterium genome, CCGAACCTGCGGTCAAAGGCGATGATTTTATTCTTTCGATGTCGGATCATTTGGTCTCGACTAACGCACTCGATAGAATTGTAAACTATGACAGCAATAAAAATCTGCTTTTGGTTGACCCCCGGATAGATGAAATTTACGACATTGATGATGCCACTAAGGTTGCTTTCGAGAACACTCAGATAGTCGATATCGGCAAAGAAATTGACAGTTATAACGGAGTCGATTGCGGCATATTCAGATTAAATGAAGGCTATTTTTCCGCTATGAGAAAAGCCTTGAAGAAAGAACAGGATTCGATAAGCGCGGCAATTAAGATGCTTATTAACGGCAGGGATATAGAGGCTGTGTTTATGAATCATCCCGATAATTGGATCGATGTTGATACTCTTGAGGCTTACCAATATTCA is a window encoding:
- a CDS encoding NTP transferase domain-containing protein, whose translation is MKAVIIAAGMGSRIWNETDNTPKTLLPYDEGSILSTIMSNFNKVGIREFVVVVGYQSESIKRYLKDNSYFNMDVEFIENLRWEEGNGISVLAAEPAVKGDDFILSMSDHLVSTNALDRIVNYDSNKNLLLVDPRIDEIYDIDDATKVAFENTQIVDIGKEIDSYNGVDCGIFRLNEGYFSAMRKALKKEQDSISAAIKMLINGRDIEAVFMNHPDNWIDVDTLEAYQYSLDNRHLYS